In one Rhodospirillaceae bacterium genomic region, the following are encoded:
- a CDS encoding SDR family oxidoreductase, translated as MSARPALLDATGRVAFVTGATGGIGQAVVRMMLDAGGQVAATGRRAIPFDDARVLPVTLEITDEDSVSAALQSCVDAFGRLDYVIHMAGMVGKGRLDEMPLEDWNTVVETNLTSSFLVLKHAYKHITKPGGVAVLCGSSNGYNGGSYLSGAAYASSKAALTNLTRYCAKEWAPDGIRAHLISPGPVDTPMLDRLSEEQHNGLKQALPLGHYATPEECAGAVLFLCSAHAASMTGTNMNISSGLVLDA; from the coding sequence ATGTCTGCGCGCCCAGCCCTTCTTGATGCAACTGGTCGCGTCGCGTTCGTCACCGGCGCGACTGGCGGCATAGGTCAGGCTGTTGTACGGATGATGCTCGACGCCGGAGGTCAGGTTGCGGCCACCGGTCGTCGGGCTATTCCGTTCGACGATGCGCGCGTGCTGCCCGTCACCCTTGAGATCACGGACGAAGACTCTGTCTCAGCCGCGCTTCAAAGTTGCGTCGATGCGTTTGGGCGGCTCGACTACGTGATTCACATGGCCGGCATGGTCGGCAAAGGCCGCTTGGACGAAATGCCATTGGAGGATTGGAATACGGTCGTAGAAACCAATCTCACATCTTCCTTTCTTGTGCTTAAACACGCCTACAAACACATCACGAAGCCGGGCGGTGTGGCGGTGCTGTGTGGATCATCCAATGGCTATAACGGTGGCAGTTATCTCTCCGGCGCGGCGTATGCGTCTTCCAAAGCAGCGCTCACCAACCTGACACGCTATTGCGCGAAAGAATGGGCCCCGGATGGTATTCGCGCGCATCTTATATCGCCGGGACCGGTCGACACGCCCATGCTGGACCGCCTCTCAGAGGAGCAGCATAACGGCCTTAAGCAAGCGCTGCCGCTTGGGCATTATGCAACACCAGAAGAATGTGCAGGTGCGGTTCTGTTCCTCTGCTCGGCGCACGCGGCCTCTATGACCGGCACAAATATGAATATTTCCTCTGGTCTGGTGCTCGACGCGTGA
- a CDS encoding aldehyde dehydrogenase translates to MNAVTQDMMKKFSVNPHVTSFIGGQAVRPSASGEDIPVISPITETQISQLREASVEEVDHAVRTARNAFENGPWRNMSVDERKVILLQIKDIITAHAEELAYLETLNAGLTMNYVKGMHVKRAGWNFEFFAEVASQATGECYTQTKPYLSVVTREPVGVGALIGPWNAPLALCSMKIASCIAFGNTCVLKPSEFTPLSLLRVVELIHETDIPKGVVNLVNGRGHITGDALVSHPEVDVVSFTGGTQTGAMIASRAGQGLKPVGLELGGKSANIITASADLERALDGAILGIYSNNGQQCLAGSRILVENSIADEFIEKFIARTKKIKVGDPMDATTEIGPVCYRAHMERVLSFVDIAKKDGGELLTGGNRDSRFETGLYLEPTAVMAKSNEAQVCQEEIFGPFATFLKYDDIDEALAIANDSEFGLVGYIWSDHLPTVMKASQELRAGTIWVNTPMTRELRAPFGGYKKSGIGRDSAKDCLQFFTEEKTTTIPMSTFPLAKWGASD, encoded by the coding sequence ATGAATGCTGTCACCCAAGACATGATGAAGAAATTTTCTGTCAACCCGCACGTCACCAGCTTCATTGGCGGCCAAGCGGTCCGCCCCTCCGCAAGCGGCGAAGACATTCCTGTCATCAGCCCGATCACGGAAACGCAGATTTCCCAACTGCGCGAAGCCTCCGTAGAAGAAGTCGATCACGCTGTTCGCACGGCGCGAAATGCGTTTGAGAACGGACCCTGGCGCAACATGTCGGTGGATGAGCGCAAAGTCATCCTGCTGCAGATTAAAGACATCATCACAGCGCATGCTGAAGAACTTGCTTATCTGGAAACGCTCAATGCTGGCCTGACGATGAATTATGTCAAAGGCATGCACGTCAAGCGGGCGGGCTGGAACTTCGAGTTTTTTGCAGAGGTTGCCAGTCAGGCGACGGGCGAATGCTACACCCAAACGAAACCCTATTTGTCCGTCGTCACACGTGAGCCTGTCGGCGTGGGGGCCTTGATCGGACCGTGGAACGCTCCCCTCGCATTATGTTCGATGAAGATCGCCTCCTGCATCGCCTTTGGAAATACCTGTGTTCTCAAACCTAGCGAGTTTACGCCGCTGTCTTTGCTGCGCGTGGTCGAACTGATTCACGAGACAGATATTCCAAAGGGCGTTGTCAACTTGGTCAACGGCCGGGGTCATATCACGGGTGACGCCTTGGTCTCGCACCCCGAAGTCGACGTTGTCTCCTTCACCGGCGGCACTCAAACCGGGGCGATGATTGCGTCTCGTGCGGGCCAGGGCCTCAAGCCCGTGGGACTGGAACTGGGGGGCAAGTCGGCCAATATCATTACGGCCTCGGCTGATCTGGAGCGGGCGCTTGATGGTGCAATCCTCGGCATTTACTCCAACAATGGGCAACAGTGCCTGGCGGGATCTCGTATTCTTGTTGAAAATTCTATCGCCGATGAATTCATTGAGAAATTCATCGCGCGGACCAAAAAAATTAAGGTCGGCGACCCCATGGACGCGACCACAGAGATCGGCCCGGTGTGTTACCGCGCCCATATGGAGCGCGTTTTAAGTTTTGTCGACATCGCCAAAAAAGACGGAGGTGAGCTTCTTACCGGTGGCAACAGAGACAGCCGTTTTGAGACCGGGCTTTATCTTGAACCCACAGCCGTGATGGCAAAGTCGAATGAGGCACAAGTCTGCCAGGAAGAAATCTTTGGGCCCTTTGCCACCTTCCTGAAGTACGACGATATCGACGAAGCCCTGGCCATTGCAAATGACTCTGAATTTGGACTGGTGGGCTACATTTGGTCCGACCACCTGCCCACGGTCATGAAAGCGTCGCAAGAATTGCGCGCTGGAACAATCTGGGTAAACACACCCATGACACGTGAACTGCGCGCGCCTTTTGGCGGCTATAAAAAATCAGGCATCGGGCGTGATAGCGCCAAAGACTGCCTGCAGTTCTTTACCGAAGAGAAAACTACAACCATTCCGATGAGCACGTTCCCGTTGGCCAAGTGGGGCGCCAGCGACTGA
- a CDS encoding UbiD family decarboxylase — MFEPSTSLSVVHEITALQYALEKAGRRPIVMVKAPKMADGSSSEMPVVTNLTASRAIVAQALGINDHQKAAPIYAQRTGSQIAPKVISGAEAPVQEIVIEGDDIDLTRLPALTQHETDPGPYLTSAHATTYDPDTKTDNTAIQRCWIKSKKRMSYFPYPASHNNRNMRKFWARGEDCPVVFWIGHHPAVLMGTQAKLNYPESHWGACGGLLGEPLRVVPSRTFGDAIMVPADAEIVIEGTVPRDVLEADGPFGEYTGYSGPQVAAPVVDVTCLTLRKGAIYHDYGSGLTDMLVPDNMAMEGKVFGLCKQVAPSITNVHVPAQGRRFHAYIQVENPGPGEVRDALMAALSYRRLKMAIAVDQDIDIFDDSEMMFALATRVQWSRDSFTVDGLSGSLLDPSTPAGSKTLSKMGIDASMPLPGRPGAPPPVPPRSTVPPESMEHAAKVLSGIDMSVWPTL, encoded by the coding sequence GTGTTTGAGCCATCAACCTCACTGTCCGTGGTTCATGAGATCACAGCCCTTCAGTACGCTCTGGAAAAAGCCGGGCGCAGGCCCATTGTGATGGTGAAGGCTCCAAAGATGGCGGACGGGTCTTCCAGCGAGATGCCAGTCGTGACTAATCTGACGGCCAGCCGCGCCATCGTCGCTCAAGCCCTCGGGATCAATGATCACCAAAAAGCAGCGCCGATTTATGCCCAACGGACGGGGAGCCAGATCGCGCCAAAGGTCATCAGTGGAGCCGAAGCGCCGGTCCAGGAAATCGTGATCGAGGGCGATGATATTGACCTGACCCGCTTGCCCGCCTTGACCCAACATGAAACCGACCCCGGCCCTTACTTAACCTCGGCCCATGCCACGACCTACGACCCGGATACAAAAACCGACAACACTGCCATTCAGCGCTGCTGGATTAAATCGAAAAAGCGGATGTCCTACTTCCCCTACCCAGCCTCTCATAACAATCGCAATATGCGGAAGTTTTGGGCGCGTGGCGAAGACTGCCCGGTGGTGTTTTGGATCGGTCACCATCCCGCCGTGCTGATGGGCACGCAAGCCAAACTGAATTACCCGGAGAGCCATTGGGGCGCCTGTGGCGGATTGCTCGGCGAACCTCTGCGCGTTGTCCCCAGCCGGACCTTTGGCGATGCGATTATGGTCCCGGCTGATGCTGAGATCGTTATCGAAGGCACTGTGCCGCGGGACGTCTTAGAAGCAGATGGCCCGTTCGGCGAATACACTGGATACTCCGGCCCTCAAGTCGCTGCGCCTGTGGTGGACGTCACCTGCCTCACCCTGCGTAAAGGCGCAATCTATCATGACTACGGCTCCGGCCTGACAGACATGCTGGTGCCCGACAATATGGCCATGGAAGGCAAAGTCTTCGGACTTTGTAAGCAGGTCGCACCGAGTATTACCAATGTGCATGTGCCCGCCCAAGGCCGCCGGTTTCATGCCTATATCCAAGTTGAGAACCCAGGTCCGGGTGAAGTGCGTGATGCCCTGATGGCCGCGCTGTCTTACCGCCGCCTCAAGATGGCGATCGCCGTCGATCAAGACATCGATATCTTTGATGATTCTGAAATGATGTTTGCGCTGGCAACGCGGGTACAATGGAGCCGCGACAGTTTCACCGTGGATGGTTTATCCGGCTCTTTGCTCGACCCCTCCACGCCTGCGGGGTCTAAAACCCTTTCTAAAATGGGCATCGACGCCAGCATGCCCCTGCCCGGGCGACCAGGTGCACCCCCCCCTGTTCCACCGCGCTCGACCGTGCCGCCTGAGTCCATGGAGCATGCGGCAAAAGTCTTGTCCGGGATTGATATGTCAGTCTGGCCAACCCTATGA
- a CDS encoding GntR family transcriptional regulator, giving the protein MNKISAIKHAVDDGLAVPLYHQVYLILKENVRSGTYSTGTALPTEQALCKEFRVSRITVKRAMRELVADGFVVRHRGKGTFVAEGVAAPSSDAMTDLLKSVEAIGAATDVRHLSSDLMTPPTDVAEKLKLEAGAMVLKSSQIRLSDGEPLSLIVTYVPQIIAEQLDAGSENLPMLVQLNKAGVPVARAEQEVTATLAEPAVAVPLGIEVGAPLLKLTRLILDDAGQPVEWLTSLYRGDRYAMRTSLTHETSGRTSGWKTAAE; this is encoded by the coding sequence GTGAATAAGATTTCGGCCATCAAGCACGCGGTTGACGATGGCTTGGCTGTGCCGCTGTATCATCAGGTTTATCTGATCCTCAAAGAAAACGTCCGGTCGGGCACCTATTCAACCGGCACCGCCCTCCCCACGGAACAGGCCCTTTGTAAAGAATTTAGGGTCTCCAGAATCACTGTGAAGCGGGCGATGCGCGAACTGGTAGCCGACGGATTTGTGGTCCGACACCGCGGAAAAGGCACTTTTGTTGCGGAAGGCGTTGCAGCGCCAAGTTCCGATGCGATGACCGATTTATTGAAGAGCGTCGAAGCCATTGGCGCGGCAACGGATGTGCGCCACCTCTCATCAGACCTCATGACTCCGCCAACAGACGTCGCAGAAAAACTTAAACTTGAGGCGGGTGCGATGGTTCTCAAGTCTAGCCAGATCAGACTGAGCGACGGAGAACCCCTTTCTCTCATCGTCACCTATGTGCCGCAGATCATCGCAGAACAGCTTGATGCTGGTTCAGAAAACCTGCCCATGCTGGTGCAACTCAACAAAGCTGGCGTGCCGGTTGCACGGGCCGAGCAGGAAGTGACGGCCACCCTGGCCGAACCTGCCGTTGCTGTGCCTTTAGGGATAGAGGTCGGCGCGCCCCTCTTGAAACTGACAAGACTCATTCTCGATGACGCAGGACAGCCTGTTGAATGGTTGACCTCGCTCTATCGCGGTGATCGCTATGCCATGCGCACTTCTTTGACCCACGAAACCTCGGGACGCACCAGTGGCTGGAAAACAGCTGCAGAATAG
- a CDS encoding SDR family oxidoreductase: protein MNAATIPALDLSRLGPPIGARLVVVGGCGGIGRTLVKAALSTGLKVAVLDLPTSLGNHPPPKGCIQHEIDATNEESVKRAFTAVANEWGGTDALVNLCGFTNDFEPVSSLDSKIWDDVVSGNLRAAFLCARAALPLLEKAGGGAIVNAASGLAYKGLPGTSPYGAAKAGVIAMSKSLANETAPHIRVNVIAPGAVDTAFLRGGTSRTGDDENHATHIDTKRYATATPLGRLAVTEDVVAPILFLCGDASRFMTGQVLHINGGGYMP from the coding sequence GTGAACGCTGCAACCATACCCGCGCTTGATCTGTCTCGCCTTGGCCCTCCGATAGGGGCGCGGCTTGTTGTGGTTGGCGGCTGCGGCGGTATTGGACGCACACTGGTGAAGGCGGCGCTGTCTACAGGACTTAAGGTAGCGGTATTGGATTTGCCAACCTCTCTGGGCAATCACCCGCCCCCAAAGGGCTGTATTCAACATGAGATTGATGCCACCAATGAAGAGTCGGTCAAGAGGGCTTTCACCGCAGTCGCAAATGAATGGGGCGGCACCGATGCCTTGGTCAACCTCTGCGGCTTCACCAATGACTTTGAGCCCGTCAGCTCACTTGACTCAAAAATATGGGATGACGTTGTGTCCGGGAACCTGCGCGCCGCTTTTCTATGCGCGCGAGCAGCATTGCCTTTGCTTGAAAAAGCGGGGGGCGGTGCCATCGTCAATGCGGCATCGGGATTGGCTTATAAGGGTTTACCTGGAACTTCGCCCTATGGTGCGGCCAAGGCTGGCGTCATCGCCATGTCTAAATCCCTGGCCAATGAAACAGCGCCGCACATTCGTGTGAATGTTATTGCCCCTGGCGCTGTCGATACGGCGTTCCTGCGCGGTGGCACCAGCCGGACTGGCGATGATGAAAACCATGCCACTCACATCGATACTAAGCGCTATGCCACCGCAACACCTCTGGGCAGACTGGCCGTCACTGAAGATGTTGTGGCCCCTATCCTTTTCCTGTGCGGAGACGCCTCACGCTTCATGACAGGCCAGGTTCTCCACATTAACGGCGGCGGATACATGCCATGA
- a CDS encoding SDR family oxidoreductase has translation MRYSLIIASFVAMFSSIAVEAATVLITGSNRGIGLELTKQYAENGWDVIATSRSPADDEDLQALAAAHSNIRVEALDVTDHAQIDALAAKLKGTAIDVLMNNAGILGGGREVQTIGNIDFEAMERVYKTNAIGPMKMAEAFLEHVAASEQKKIAVITSGTASLTNLQPGAFFQALYQYRMSKTAINMGYRALSVELAPRGIMVGILAPGVVQTRLLRQAGYGDMGMTTEQSVAGVIKNVENLGPETSGEYIIYTGETVPW, from the coding sequence ATGCGTTATTCCCTCATCATCGCCAGCTTTGTCGCGATGTTCTCAAGCATCGCTGTCGAAGCGGCAACCGTGCTGATCACCGGCTCAAACCGGGGGATCGGCCTCGAACTCACCAAGCAATATGCGGAAAACGGCTGGGACGTGATCGCCACCAGCCGCAGTCCCGCAGACGACGAAGACCTGCAAGCGCTGGCCGCAGCCCATTCCAATATCAGAGTTGAGGCCCTCGACGTCACGGATCACGCCCAAATCGACGCCCTGGCCGCCAAGCTCAAAGGCACGGCCATTGATGTGCTGATGAATAACGCCGGAATTCTGGGCGGCGGCCGCGAAGTCCAGACCATCGGCAATATCGATTTTGAGGCGATGGAGCGGGTCTATAAAACCAACGCGATCGGCCCGATGAAAATGGCCGAGGCATTTCTGGAGCATGTGGCCGCCAGCGAGCAGAAGAAAATCGCCGTCATCACCTCCGGCACGGCCTCACTCACAAACCTGCAACCCGGCGCATTTTTCCAGGCTCTGTATCAGTACCGCATGTCAAAAACCGCAATAAACATGGGTTATCGGGCGCTTTCGGTTGAATTGGCTCCACGAGGCATCATGGTGGGTATTCTGGCACCTGGAGTTGTCCAGACTCGCCTGCTTCGACAAGCAGGATACGGCGACATGGGCATGACGACCGAACAAAGTGTCGCCGGTGTCATAAAAAACGTTGAAAACCTCGGCCCAGAGACCTCTGGCGAATACATCATCTACACCGGCGAGACCGTGCCCTGGTAG
- a CDS encoding UbiX family flavin prenyltransferase — protein sequence MGEAKRLIVAISGASGIAYGIRLLEVLRDTPFESHLVMSQSAEVTLAYESKLKVADVKALADVVYANGDIGAAISSGSFRTAGMVIAPCSIRSASEIATGVTSTLLTRAADVVLKERRRLVLLVRESPLHTGHLRTLTHLSEIGAIIAPPVPAFYTKPETVDDMVNHTIGRVLDMFEIDAGLVKRWGEPGGSGKPAKRRASKQGS from the coding sequence ATGGGTGAGGCCAAACGCCTAATTGTTGCTATCAGTGGTGCGTCAGGCATCGCATATGGCATCCGGTTGCTTGAAGTCTTGCGCGATACGCCGTTTGAATCTCATCTCGTCATGTCTCAGTCTGCCGAAGTGACCCTGGCCTATGAGTCAAAGCTGAAGGTCGCAGATGTGAAAGCACTGGCAGATGTTGTGTATGCCAATGGCGATATTGGCGCCGCCATTTCCTCAGGCTCGTTTCGCACCGCAGGGATGGTGATCGCGCCGTGTTCCATTCGATCTGCGTCAGAAATTGCGACGGGTGTGACTTCGACCTTGCTGACCCGTGCGGCTGATGTTGTTCTCAAAGAGCGGCGGAGATTGGTTCTGCTGGTGCGCGAAAGCCCTCTTCATACAGGGCATTTGCGGACTTTGACTCACTTGTCAGAAATTGGCGCGATCATCGCACCACCGGTGCCCGCATTTTACACCAAACCAGAAACAGTAGACGATATGGTTAACCACACCATTGGCCGGGTCTTAGACATGTTTGAGATTGACGCAGGATTGGTGAAACGCTGGGGCGAGCCGGGAGGGTCCGGCAAACCTGCGAAGCGGCGCGCTAGTAAACAGGGATCATAA
- a CDS encoding iron-containing redox enzyme family protein, with translation MTKALMNYEDFSKALEAARSPVHSGGHPFSVSWAEGELSLKQIGQWAVQHFHYIDPIPQQFAQFFCRLDDLEARQHMLENLLGEEMPDTPEKRHPDLLVKFGKACGMSESDFYDAEHSGKVLPSTRAMRAWIWELVTVRHLAEGAAGIMVALEGQLPTLYPKYVEAMRKMGLNDDDMEFFHVHIEGDAEHAHVGLEITDQYATTPELQQKAISAVRASTEMRWRMLDGINDAFGKNVKQAAE, from the coding sequence ATGACCAAAGCGCTTATGAACTATGAAGATTTTTCTAAAGCTTTAGAAGCGGCCCGCAGCCCGGTCCATTCAGGCGGCCACCCCTTTAGCGTTTCCTGGGCCGAAGGCGAACTGAGCCTCAAACAAATCGGCCAGTGGGCCGTCCAGCACTTCCACTATATTGATCCAATTCCCCAACAGTTTGCGCAATTCTTTTGCCGACTAGATGATTTGGAAGCCCGTCAGCACATGCTGGAAAACCTTCTGGGCGAAGAAATGCCCGACACCCCTGAAAAGCGCCACCCCGACTTGCTGGTTAAATTTGGCAAGGCTTGTGGCATGTCCGAGTCCGATTTTTACGACGCCGAGCACAGCGGTAAAGTCTTACCATCCACCCGTGCCATGCGCGCCTGGATTTGGGAACTCGTTACGGTCCGCCATCTCGCGGAAGGTGCTGCGGGAATCATGGTGGCTCTCGAAGGACAACTCCCAACTCTGTATCCGAAATACGTCGAAGCCATGCGCAAAATGGGCCTGAATGACGATGATATGGAATTCTTCCATGTGCACATTGAAGGCGATGCCGAACATGCCCACGTTGGTCTGGAAATCACCGATCAGTATGCAACCACACCAGAACTTCAGCAGAAAGCCATCTCAGCTGTGCGGGCGTCGACAGAAATGCGCTGGCGTATGCTCGACGGCATCAATGACGCCTTTGGTAAGAACGTTAAGCAGGCTGCTGAATAA
- a CDS encoding TIGR02444 family protein, which yields MPEVSGTDIAKGNPFWEFATWAYSQPGVDKAMLSLQNRMGVDINMVLFCVWLAYRGSNGNDLAQHLASALKMSRSWQRDLVEPIRTCRENLKVIIEGPDLVGRNREAATALRERLKANELDLEALQILGLFGLVSTGDDDEGAPVDIVTQKEDAQNNLNVYFAATGIKLDHLAQSHVLRVLNGVFQ from the coding sequence ATGCCAGAGGTCAGTGGTACCGACATTGCGAAGGGCAACCCCTTTTGGGAATTTGCCACCTGGGCGTACAGCCAGCCTGGTGTCGATAAAGCGATGCTGTCCTTGCAAAACCGCATGGGTGTCGACATCAACATGGTGTTGTTTTGTGTGTGGTTGGCCTATCGCGGTTCCAACGGCAATGATCTGGCCCAGCATCTGGCATCTGCTTTGAAAATGTCGCGATCCTGGCAGCGCGACTTGGTTGAGCCCATCAGAACCTGCCGAGAGAACCTCAAAGTGATTATCGAGGGGCCAGACCTTGTGGGTCGTAACCGCGAGGCGGCAACTGCGTTGCGCGAGCGCCTCAAGGCCAATGAACTCGACTTGGAAGCCCTTCAAATCCTTGGTTTATTTGGCTTGGTCAGCACCGGTGATGATGACGAAGGCGCGCCAGTTGATATCGTGACGCAAAAAGAAGACGCCCAGAACAATCTGAACGTCTACTTTGCGGCCACGGGCATCAAGCTAGACCATTTGGCTCAAAGCCATGTGCTGCGGGTTTTAAACGGCGTCTTTCAGTAA